The genome window TTGGTTGCATCAGTAACATCTGCCCAAGTTACAGTAATTGCATCTTCTTGGGAAGATGCTTTCAGAACAGGCGTATTAAGTTGAGTCGTGCCACTTACCACGTCACTCCACACACCCACACCTGCCGTATTTTTGGAACGTATACGGAATGTATGGTCTGTATTCGCTGCAAGACCACTCTTCGTATATGTTAAACCAGTAACTGGAACTACCACTCCATCAATCTCCAAGTCATATCCAGAGCTACCGGTTACTGCACTCCATTTCAAGGAAATTGCGGCGTTCGTTGTGGATGTTATACTGAGACCTGATACCGCTGCGGGCAATGTACTCTGTGTCAGAACAGTTGTCCAAGCACTTATGTTAGTGTCAGTAGCCACACGAACACGATATTTATGAGAAGTACCTGGTAATATATTTCCATGTGTGTAGTTTGATTCACTTACATTTGCAACAATCACACCATCTGCTTCAACTTCATATGCAGTAGCATCTGGTATGGATGTCCACGTCAATGTGATTGCTGTTTCCTCAGAGGATGCCTTCAATATAGGCAAATTAAATTGTGTACGACCTGTTACTATTTCGCTCCAGGCTCCTGCACCTGCAACGTTCTTCGAACGAATACGGAAAGTGTGCTCCGTGTTTCCGACGAGTCCACTCTTCGTATAACTTGTAGCTGTCAAAGAAATCGGGGTGCCGTCAATTTCCAAATCGTAGCCTGTAGCACCGGTAACCGCATTCCATTTTACTGTAATGGCTGTATTGGTGACTGCACTCACATTCAACCCACTGACAGAGTCAGGCAAGGTATTTTGCGTTACTACTGATGTCCAAGCACTTGTATTCGTCTCATTGATTGCCCGCACACGATATTTATGCGCTGTGCCCGGTGTCAGATTGGTGTGGTTAAAGATTGGAGCTTCTAAACCTGAAGAAACAACTCCATCTGCTTCAATCTCATACGAAGTTGCGCCTTCAATGGGAGCCCATACAAGTACAACTTCCTCTGCTGTGACATTAGACTGAACTACGGGTGTACTCAGTTGAGTGGTGCCCGATACTGGATCACTCCAACTTCCTGTCCCACCAGCATTTTTGGATCTGATTCTGAAGGTATATTCTGTATTGGCTGCAAGTCCAGTCTTGTTGTATGTTGTTCCTGTCACCGCAACAACTGAACCATTGATCTCCAGATCATATCCAGTGGCTCCCTTAACAGCAGTCCAGGATACAGACAATTTATTCAATGTAGCATCTGTGATTTTCAAACCATCTGCACGATTAGGTACTGTCAATTGACTTAGTGGTTTACTCCATGAACTCTCATTGTCAGTTGAGAATGCTCTCAGCACATAGGTATGTGTTGAATTGGCCTCCAAATCGTCATGCTCATATGAGTTCACATTGCCCAATTCAATAGGTTCTCCTCCGTCAATTCGCAATTGATATCGATCTGCAAATTCAACGGATTTCCAATTCAATGTATTCTTCCCCTCTTCACCTTTTACGGATAAGATCGGTTTTTCTAGCAAAGTTCTCAGCGAGTATGTATCACTCCACTCACCTGCACCTCTTGGATTAACACCACGTACTCTGTAAGTATAGTTCGTATTATTTCTATAAGGACTACTTGTATAGTCCAGACCATAGAATGGACCTTTAGTTACACCATTTTCTTCAATCTCATACTGAACCGCTTGTTGTGCAGCTGACCAGTTAAGGTTGATTGTCGCATCATTTGCAGTAGCTACCAGTCCAGTAGGTATAGCAGGAACTGTAGTAATTGGCTCCTTTGTTCCCGGCTCTTTTTCAAAACTGAATGATTCTGCCTTACGTGTGTAATATGGATTAAGGTTAGATACAAAATCTACCACAGCACCTGTATCCGCACTGATCACCAAACTAAGTTGAGAGGCTTCATAACTTTGTACATATCTAGGGGTTTCCATTCCAAATTCATCTACTCTGGAACTGTTCCAAACACCTACATTCATACCTGATTGTCTATATTCCATGGTACTGTAATATTCCCAAACCTCGGAAAAGTCAACGATAAATGCGTTAGTCACTTGCCCAGTATAGGTAGAAGTATATTTACCAAATGTTACATTGGTCATATCTTCGAGAGTTCCCCTGATAGACTGGCTTCTTGAGAATGAATATCCTGTTGATGAAATGCTGTATGATCTCGTCCAGCCCAGATCAACCTGTTTCTGATTCACCATCAGATTCCCATTCTGTTCTGATAATACAAAGCGATAATCATTACTCGATGCGATAATTCTATTACTCGTTGCGGCATCTGCCCGGTTTCCCCCATACACACCAAACTGTCCGAATACCAGCATGAATACTAGTAGACGGACAGTCCATAAGTAAAATCCGTTTTTTCTTTTTCCTGCGACCACTTTTGTTCTCCCCTTCAAAAGATATGTTGTGCCACACCCTTGCTGTCACCTGTGGTGAACGGCAAAACTATCTATTCTGCACGAGAAAACGAAATCCTCTTTTTTACATGTAAAAAATTTCTTATTACACTTTCATTTATGATTTCACTAAACAACTATATTTCAAACGGTTAAATATGAAAAGAGGAATTCATATTTGTGAAGTTATTAATAAGAGAACACATTTTCCTATCTATTAGAAAATAAAGCGTAAGTTGTGTATCCAGGGAGACTTAAAAAATATTTAAACAGTAGCTCAATAGACTGATTTTGCCTATTAGGATCTTGCCAGTGTTAGTGTGTAAATCTCAACCGGAATTCCCATGGTAAAACCAGCATTTAAGATAACCCGCCCACAAGCATCCAAGGTACTGCCTGTTGTGTATATATCATCGATCAGCAGGATCTGTATGGGTTCGTCATGTGACATGCCCGTATGTGTTGACAGATAAGATTCCCTGTATAGCTCTTCAATTAACTTCATGCCATCGGGGTTGATGGAAAAAGCGTTCTTCATCGTTTCGATACGCTCACCGCGTGATTTGAAGCTTTGTTTGGTGGTGTTGATCTGGCGCTGCAACAGATCAACGATAGGCAGGCGGCAGGCGGTGGCAAGCCCAGCAGCCAGTCGCTCCGCCTGATTGAAGCCGCGCTCAACCAGGCGCTCGCTGCTCACGGGAACATAGGTGACCACGGCAGGCCGCCATTGCGGCTTCGTTTGTTGAGCAGGCGTGGCGAGATGAGCCACGGGGGCTGGGGGTTCTTTTCCCAAAGCAGAATTCTGTTCCTCGCTCATCGCTTGAAAGGCTTGAATCAACAGCGCGGTTAAGAGCGGCGCGTATCGTTCATGG of Paenibacillus sp. FSL R5-0517 contains these proteins:
- a CDS encoding ComF family protein; translated protein: MYKFRGHERYAPLLTALLIQAFQAMSEEQNSALGKEPPAPVAHLATPAQQTKPQWRPAVVTYVPVSSERLVERGFNQAERLAAGLATACRLPIVDLLQRQINTTKQSFKSRGERIETMKNAFSINPDGMKLIEELYRESYLSTHTGMSHDEPIQILLIDDIYTTGSTLDACGRVILNAGFTMGIPVEIYTLTLARS